Proteins from a genomic interval of Trifolium pratense cultivar HEN17-A07 linkage group LG6, ARS_RC_1.1, whole genome shotgun sequence:
- the LOC123890915 gene encoding uncharacterized protein LOC123890915 isoform X2, whose product MVPFEENDNDIFMEHASYEGLDSSSRIGPEFQAKIPFVIKKSEPYSLRMNPAGSLAVHDKSLSFAIGLPIPVTWIHNEMEDSGHEELVYHRDIDSCQLAPGILSSSWSDADKKSFLLGLFIFGKNFIQIKRFLDNKGMGEILSFYYGKFYKTDGYRRWLECRKTKGRKCMIGRKLFTGPRQHELLSRLIPHVSEESQDTLLQVSKSYVEGRTSLEEYISSLKATVGLGVLVEAVGIGKEEGDLTRLGVDPAKNSRALKAPTCKALSSLEPSDIIQSLTGGFRLSKTKSNELFWEAVWPRLLARGWHSEQPKYRGYVTSKDYLVFLIPGVEKFSRRKLVKGDHYFDSVSDVLGKVIAEPNILELEDEAAAAAKVGSFNEEEPEKGSSEDDSSDDHRQCYLKPRSSTYKKDHIKFMDIDTILVHGGKPSDLRKLKSVPVNAVGKVEVDAAGKKYKGQKYMRKVNHSKDTSKSIIQNSTKLTVIDTNRLSEGKVLKLKVKQLKYPSVELEGASTMTTTLLRESKGSSSTNDSPNMLICAKKKINKTDSRRGVSNSGAPIEIEAYENPDNDANKMTENQKNQHTYVFDDDVSLKRIAKHQFNRRVRSGDSTDAVVPIKRRRLTDCAKSEKSRIMENSSGGFGSEKLEFSQYSSFRHGNQNVCDPFSHQQNGSSTSSADKSVSCVKVEKCESFTFNIPQVPSKSQYSKTMAIVEEGEQELKSKDSLRIPCAVGSFEQEQPADMIPRRQSTRNRPLTVRALECIANEFLYVQRRPKKKDIVTHNKDALDRYCKARKRGKTMLNHHCSDHGTAVLVQEEKHLDGDGSVS is encoded by the exons ATGGTACCCTTTGAGGAAAATGATAATGATATTTTCATGGAGCATGCGTCTTATGAAGGCCTTGATTCGAGTTCTCGAATAGGTCCCGAATTCCAGGCGAAAATTCCTTTCGTGATTAAGAAATCAGAGCCGTATTCACTTCGAATGAATCCTGCTGGTTCATTAGCTGTGCATGATAAATCACTTTCTTTTGCAATTGGTTTGCCCATCCCAGTCACCTGGATACACAATGAAATGGAGGATAGTGGACATGAAGAGTTGGTATATCATCGAGACATCGATTCATGTCAATTGGCCCCTGGCATATTGAGTAGCTCTTGGAGTGATGCTGATAAGAAAAGTTTTCTActtggtttgtttatttttgggAAGAACTTTATTCAGATCAAAAGGTTCTTAGACAACAAAGGGATGGGGGAAATACTTTCATTTTACTATGGAAAATTTTACAAAACTGATGGATATCGTAGATGGTTGGAGTGCAGGAAGACAAAAGGCAGAAAATGTATGATAGGACGGAAACTTTTCACTGGTCCGAGGCAGCATGAACTGTTGTCTCGCTTGATTCCTCATGTCTCGGAAGAATCTCAAGATACTTTGTTACAG GTTTCTAAGTCATATGTAGAGGGCAGAACTTCTCTAGAAGAATACATATCTTCATTGAAGGCTACTGTTGGACTTGGCGTTCTTGTGGAAGCAGTAGGTATTGGTAAGGAGGAGGGAGACCTTACTAGGCTTGGTGTGGACCCTGCCAAGAACAGTCGGGCGTTAAAAGCACCAACTTGCAAAGCTTTGTCTTCTCTTGAACCGAGTGATATAATACAATCTCTAACAGGAGGATTTCGGCTGAGCAAAACCAAAAGTAATGAACTCTTTTGGGAAGCCGTTTGGCCCCGCTTACTGGCAAGAGGTTGGCACTCTGAGCAACCAAAGTATCGAGGCTATGTGACCTCCAAAGATTATCTTGTTTTTCTTATTCCCGGTGTTGAGAAGTTTTCGAGGAGAAAACTTGTGAAAGGTGATCATTACTTTGATTCTGTTAGCGATGTCTTGGGCAAAGTAATAGCTGAACCGAATATTCTTGAGCTTGAAGAtgaagcagcagcagcagctaAAGTTGGTAGCTTCAATGAGGAAGAGCCGGAAAAGGGATCAAGTGAAGATGATTCATCCGATGATCATCGTCAATGTTACCTCAAGCCCCGATCTTCTACTTACAAAAAAGATCATATCAAATTCATGGATATTGATACCATTTTGGTGCATGGCGGAAAGCCGTCTGATTTAAGGAAATTGAAATCTGTTCCTGTCAATGCAGTGGGTAAAGTTGAGGTCGATGCTGCtggtaaaaaatataaaggGCAAAAATATATGAGGAAAGTAAACCATAGCAAGGATACCTCTAAAAGCATTATACAGAATTCGACAAAGTTGACAGTTATTGATACCAATAGACTTTCCGAAGGAAAAGTATTGAAGCTGAAAGTGAAACAATTGAAATACCCGTCAGTTGAGTTAGAGGGTGCCTCTACGATGACTACCACTCTTCTGAGAGAAAGTAAGGGCAGCTCTTCAACCAATGATTCGCCTAATATGCTGATATGTgccaaaaagaaaatcaataaaaCTGATAGTCGCAGAGGTGTATCTAACAGTGGTGCTCCCATTGAAATAGAAGCTTATGAAAATCCTGATAATGATGCAAACAAGATGACCGAAAACCAGAAAAATCAACACACCTATGTGTTTGATGATGATGTTAGTCTGAAGAGGATCGCAAAGCATCAATTCAATCGGCGAGTAAGATCAGGTGATTCTACTGATGCAGTTGTTCCTATTAAAAGGAGGAGATTGACTGATTGTGCCAAGTCAGAGAAGAGCCGCATCATGGAGAATTCTTCAGGAGGTTTTGGGTCAGAAAAACTTGAATTTTCTCAGTATTCTAGCTTTCGACACGGCAACCAAAATGTTTGTGATCCATTTAGTCATCAGCAAAATGGAAGTTCAACATCTTCAGCAGACAAAAGTGTTTCTTGTGTTAAAGTTGAGAAATGTGAATCTTTCACCTTCAACATACCTCAGGTTCCATCGAAGTCCCAATATAGCAAAACAATGGCAATCGTGGAGGAAGGTGAGCAAGAACTAAAGTCAAAAGATT CTCTTAGAATCCCTTGTGCTGTTGGCTCTTTTGAACAAGAACAACCGGCTGATATGATTCCGAGGAGACAAAGCACTAGAAACAGACCATTGACAGTTAGAGCATTGGAATGTATAGCAAATGAATTCTTGTATGTGCAAAGGAGGCCGAAAAAGAAAGACATCGTGACACACAACAAAGATGCTCTCGATCGTTATTGTAAGGCTCGGAAAAGAGGCAAAACAATGCTGAACCATCATTGTTCCGATCATGGGACTGCTGTTTTGGTACAAGAAGAAAAACATTTGGATGGAGATGGTAGTGTTAGCTAA
- the LOC123890915 gene encoding uncharacterized protein LOC123890915 isoform X1: MVPFEENDNDIFMEHASYEGLDSSSRIGPEFQAKIPFVIKKSEPYSLRMNPAGSLAVHDKSLSFAIGLPIPVTWIHNEMEDSGHEELVYHRDIDSCQLAPGILSSSWSDADKKSFLLGLFIFGKNFIQIKRFLDNKGMGEILSFYYGKFYKTDGYRRWLECRKTKGRKCMIGRKLFTGPRQHELLSRLIPHVSEESQDTLLQVSKSYVEGRTSLEEYISSLKATVGLGVLVEAVGIGKEEGDLTRLGVDPAKNSRALKAPTCKALSSLEPSDIIQSLTGGFRLSKTKSNELFWEAVWPRLLARGWHSEQPKYRGYVTSKDYLVFLIPGVEKFSRRKLVKGDHYFDSVSDVLGKVIAEPNILELEDEAAAAAKVGSFNEEEPEKGSSEDDSSDDHRQCYLKPRSSTYKKDHIKFMDIDTILVHGGKPSDLRKLKSVPVNAVGKVEVDAAGKKYKGQKYMRKVNHSKDTSKSIIQNSTKLTVIDTNRLSEGKVLKLKVKQLKYPSVELEGASTMTTTLLRESKGSSSTNDSPNMLICAKKKINKTDSRRGVSNSGAPIEIEAYENPDNDANKMTENQKNQHTYVFDDDVSLKRIAKHQFNRRVRSGDSTDAVVPIKRRRLTDCAKSEKSRIMENSSGGFGSEKLEFSQYSSFRHGNQNVCDPFSHQQNGSSTSSADKSVSCVKVEKCESFTFNIPQVPSKSQYSKTMAIVEEGEQELKSKDSCLTSTTHEVVEEPLRIPCAVGSFEQEQPADMIPRRQSTRNRPLTVRALECIANEFLYVQRRPKKKDIVTHNKDALDRYCKARKRGKTMLNHHCSDHGTAVLVQEEKHLDGDGSVS; this comes from the exons ATGGTACCCTTTGAGGAAAATGATAATGATATTTTCATGGAGCATGCGTCTTATGAAGGCCTTGATTCGAGTTCTCGAATAGGTCCCGAATTCCAGGCGAAAATTCCTTTCGTGATTAAGAAATCAGAGCCGTATTCACTTCGAATGAATCCTGCTGGTTCATTAGCTGTGCATGATAAATCACTTTCTTTTGCAATTGGTTTGCCCATCCCAGTCACCTGGATACACAATGAAATGGAGGATAGTGGACATGAAGAGTTGGTATATCATCGAGACATCGATTCATGTCAATTGGCCCCTGGCATATTGAGTAGCTCTTGGAGTGATGCTGATAAGAAAAGTTTTCTActtggtttgtttatttttgggAAGAACTTTATTCAGATCAAAAGGTTCTTAGACAACAAAGGGATGGGGGAAATACTTTCATTTTACTATGGAAAATTTTACAAAACTGATGGATATCGTAGATGGTTGGAGTGCAGGAAGACAAAAGGCAGAAAATGTATGATAGGACGGAAACTTTTCACTGGTCCGAGGCAGCATGAACTGTTGTCTCGCTTGATTCCTCATGTCTCGGAAGAATCTCAAGATACTTTGTTACAG GTTTCTAAGTCATATGTAGAGGGCAGAACTTCTCTAGAAGAATACATATCTTCATTGAAGGCTACTGTTGGACTTGGCGTTCTTGTGGAAGCAGTAGGTATTGGTAAGGAGGAGGGAGACCTTACTAGGCTTGGTGTGGACCCTGCCAAGAACAGTCGGGCGTTAAAAGCACCAACTTGCAAAGCTTTGTCTTCTCTTGAACCGAGTGATATAATACAATCTCTAACAGGAGGATTTCGGCTGAGCAAAACCAAAAGTAATGAACTCTTTTGGGAAGCCGTTTGGCCCCGCTTACTGGCAAGAGGTTGGCACTCTGAGCAACCAAAGTATCGAGGCTATGTGACCTCCAAAGATTATCTTGTTTTTCTTATTCCCGGTGTTGAGAAGTTTTCGAGGAGAAAACTTGTGAAAGGTGATCATTACTTTGATTCTGTTAGCGATGTCTTGGGCAAAGTAATAGCTGAACCGAATATTCTTGAGCTTGAAGAtgaagcagcagcagcagctaAAGTTGGTAGCTTCAATGAGGAAGAGCCGGAAAAGGGATCAAGTGAAGATGATTCATCCGATGATCATCGTCAATGTTACCTCAAGCCCCGATCTTCTACTTACAAAAAAGATCATATCAAATTCATGGATATTGATACCATTTTGGTGCATGGCGGAAAGCCGTCTGATTTAAGGAAATTGAAATCTGTTCCTGTCAATGCAGTGGGTAAAGTTGAGGTCGATGCTGCtggtaaaaaatataaaggGCAAAAATATATGAGGAAAGTAAACCATAGCAAGGATACCTCTAAAAGCATTATACAGAATTCGACAAAGTTGACAGTTATTGATACCAATAGACTTTCCGAAGGAAAAGTATTGAAGCTGAAAGTGAAACAATTGAAATACCCGTCAGTTGAGTTAGAGGGTGCCTCTACGATGACTACCACTCTTCTGAGAGAAAGTAAGGGCAGCTCTTCAACCAATGATTCGCCTAATATGCTGATATGTgccaaaaagaaaatcaataaaaCTGATAGTCGCAGAGGTGTATCTAACAGTGGTGCTCCCATTGAAATAGAAGCTTATGAAAATCCTGATAATGATGCAAACAAGATGACCGAAAACCAGAAAAATCAACACACCTATGTGTTTGATGATGATGTTAGTCTGAAGAGGATCGCAAAGCATCAATTCAATCGGCGAGTAAGATCAGGTGATTCTACTGATGCAGTTGTTCCTATTAAAAGGAGGAGATTGACTGATTGTGCCAAGTCAGAGAAGAGCCGCATCATGGAGAATTCTTCAGGAGGTTTTGGGTCAGAAAAACTTGAATTTTCTCAGTATTCTAGCTTTCGACACGGCAACCAAAATGTTTGTGATCCATTTAGTCATCAGCAAAATGGAAGTTCAACATCTTCAGCAGACAAAAGTGTTTCTTGTGTTAAAGTTGAGAAATGTGAATCTTTCACCTTCAACATACCTCAGGTTCCATCGAAGTCCCAATATAGCAAAACAATGGCAATCGTGGAGGAAGGTGAGCAAGAACTAAAGTCAAAAGATTCATGTCTAACATCTACTACTCATGAAGTAGTTGAGGAGCCTCTTAGAATCCCTTGTGCTGTTGGCTCTTTTGAACAAGAACAACCGGCTGATATGATTCCGAGGAGACAAAGCACTAGAAACAGACCATTGACAGTTAGAGCATTGGAATGTATAGCAAATGAATTCTTGTATGTGCAAAGGAGGCCGAAAAAGAAAGACATCGTGACACACAACAAAGATGCTCTCGATCGTTATTGTAAGGCTCGGAAAAGAGGCAAAACAATGCTGAACCATCATTGTTCCGATCATGGGACTGCTGTTTTGGTACAAGAAGAAAAACATTTGGATGGAGATGGTAGTGTTAGCTAA